A DNA window from Bacteroides cellulosilyticus contains the following coding sequences:
- a CDS encoding radical SAM protein, which produces MTVIYPSPIFGPVHSRRLGVSLGINLLPEDGKVCSFDCIYCECGFNADHRPKKALPTREEVRNALEARLQDMQQNGPQPDVLTFAGNGEPTAHPHFPEIIEDTLMLRDKYFPNAKVSVLSNSTFIHRPAVFDALNKIDNNILKLDTVDEDYIHTVDCPTGHYSVGEIVEHMKAFQGNCIIQTMFMKGSYQGKDVDNTSDKYVLPWLEVVKEIKPRQVMIYTIDRETPDHDLCKATHEELDRIAALIKEEGIPVSVSY; this is translated from the coding sequence ATGACTGTTATCTATCCGTCTCCCATCTTCGGTCCTGTTCATTCCCGCCGTTTGGGAGTATCCTTAGGGATTAACTTATTGCCGGAAGATGGTAAGGTGTGTTCGTTCGACTGCATTTATTGTGAATGCGGTTTCAATGCAGACCATCGTCCCAAGAAAGCATTGCCTACCCGCGAAGAGGTACGCAATGCCCTTGAAGCCAGATTGCAGGATATGCAACAGAATGGACCTCAACCGGATGTATTGACCTTTGCCGGAAACGGTGAACCTACAGCTCATCCGCATTTCCCTGAAATCATAGAAGATACGTTGATGCTTCGTGATAAGTATTTCCCGAATGCCAAAGTCAGTGTATTGAGTAATTCTACCTTTATTCATCGCCCTGCAGTGTTTGATGCGCTGAATAAGATAGATAACAACATATTGAAACTCGATACGGTAGATGAGGATTATATTCATACTGTGGATTGTCCTACAGGGCATTATTCTGTGGGTGAAATCGTAGAACATATGAAAGCTTTTCAAGGCAACTGTATTATTCAGACTATGTTCATGAAAGGCAGTTATCAGGGGAAAGATGTGGATAATACTTCGGATAAGTACGTTCTTCCGTGGCTGGAGGTTGTGAAAGAGATAAAACCCCGTCAGGTGATGATTTATACTATTGATCGTGAAACACCTGACCATGATCTTTGTAAGGCTACTCATGAGGAACTGGACCGTATTGCTGCTTTAATTAAGGAAGAAGGTATTCCGGTTAGTGTTTCTTATTAA
- a CDS encoding ATP-binding protein, with amino-acid sequence MDDKWSALEKYNLWNGNSYKLGLERTSYINKIHAFVGNTLVKVLIGQRRSGKSYILRQIASGLISDLGVHPNNILYINKEYLEFDFIDNYQELEKLYQLYREKLNPQGKVYLFFDEIQNVDGWERFVNSHSQDFVEECELFISGSNSKMLSSELATLLSGRYVEFHIFPYNYMEYIQVTDTVAGRSSYLSYLQRGGLPELYNLPDMESRKQYVASVKDTILLRDIVKRKPIRDVRLLDDVFIYLVNNASNLFSIQNVINFFKSKNRKASYDTLSNYLSYIEEAFLAYKTERYNIKGKEVLAGNCKYYLNDLAFKNFLYPGFAYGVGYLLENAVYIELRRFGFQVYVGTIRDKEVDFVAMKDDRIIYIQVAYMMETEETMEREYASLLSIADSYEKYVVSMDEVQLPSREGIRHVQAWNLSEILK; translated from the coding sequence ATGGATGATAAATGGAGTGCACTGGAAAAGTATAATCTCTGGAATGGAAATTCCTATAAATTGGGGTTAGAACGTACATCTTACATTAATAAGATTCATGCTTTTGTAGGAAATACCTTAGTAAAGGTACTTATAGGTCAACGTCGTTCCGGGAAAAGCTATATTCTAAGGCAAATAGCTTCCGGTTTGATTTCTGACTTAGGTGTTCATCCTAATAATATTCTGTATATCAATAAGGAATATTTGGAATTTGATTTCATAGACAATTATCAGGAGTTAGAAAAACTATATCAACTTTATCGTGAAAAACTTAATCCTCAGGGAAAGGTTTATTTATTCTTCGATGAAATACAGAATGTGGATGGTTGGGAGCGGTTTGTCAATTCTCATTCTCAGGATTTTGTGGAAGAATGTGAGTTGTTTATCAGCGGTTCAAACTCAAAGATGCTTTCCAGTGAACTGGCTACTTTGCTTTCCGGTCGCTACGTTGAGTTTCATATTTTCCCATATAATTATATGGAATATATTCAAGTGACGGATACAGTGGCAGGACGTTCCTCTTATTTATCTTATTTACAACGTGGAGGGCTACCGGAATTGTATAATTTGCCTGATATGGAATCCCGGAAGCAATATGTTGCTTCGGTCAAAGATACCATATTATTGCGTGATATAGTGAAACGTAAACCCATTCGTGATGTCAGACTTCTGGATGATGTTTTTATTTATTTGGTGAATAATGCATCCAATTTGTTTTCGATTCAGAATGTAATAAATTTCTTTAAATCGAAGAACCGTAAAGCATCATACGATACGTTATCAAATTACTTAAGTTATATAGAAGAAGCCTTTTTGGCTTATAAAACAGAGCGTTACAACATTAAAGGAAAAGAAGTTCTGGCGGGTAATTGCAAATATTATCTGAATGATTTGGCATTTAAGAACTTTTTATATCCGGGCTTTGCATATGGTGTAGGATATTTGTTGGAAAATGCGGTATATATCGAGCTTCGCAGGTTTGGTTTTCAAGTTTATGTGGGCACTATTCGTGATAAAGAGGTCGATTTTGTGGCTATGAAAGACGACCGTATTATTTATATTCAGGTTGCTTACATGATGGAAACGGAAGAAACAATGGAGCGTGAATACGCTTCTTTATTATCAATTGCTGATAGTTATGAGAAGTATGTTGTTTCAATGGACGAAGTTCAATTGCCTTCAAGAGAAGGTATACGTCATGTACAAGCATGGAATTTATCAGAAATATTAAAGTGA
- a CDS encoding flavin reductase family protein, whose translation MKPIAIKDLSENFFEVIGKEWMLVTAGNKDHFNTMTASWGGIGFLWNKPVVYVFIRPERYTFEFIQKSEYFTLSFLGEENRAIHKICGSKSGREVDKVKETGLKPVITEKGNILFEQGRLSLECRKLYTDVMKEDCFIDPSVCKQWYGGAHGGLHHIYVAEITGAWMRE comes from the coding sequence ATGAAACCTATTGCAATTAAAGACCTTTCAGAGAACTTCTTTGAAGTTATCGGTAAAGAATGGATGCTGGTGACGGCAGGTAATAAAGATCATTTCAATACGATGACTGCCAGTTGGGGCGGTATAGGCTTCCTATGGAACAAACCGGTGGTCTATGTCTTTATCCGTCCGGAACGTTATACGTTTGAGTTTATTCAGAAGAGTGAATACTTCACGCTCTCTTTCCTGGGAGAAGAGAACAGAGCTATCCATAAGATATGTGGAAGCAAATCGGGTAGGGAAGTAGACAAGGTAAAGGAAACGGGACTGAAACCGGTTATTACAGAAAAAGGAAATATTCTTTTTGAACAAGGCCGTCTCAGTCTGGAATGCCGTAAGCTTTATACGGATGTAATGAAAGAAGACTGTTTCATCGATCCAAGTGTTTGTAAGCAATGGTATGGTGGTGCCCATGGCGGTTTGCATCATATTTATGTAGCCGAAATTACCGGAGCATGGATGAGGGAGTAG
- a CDS encoding DUF4384 domain-containing protein, translated as MHKFIFIFFIFILSTTAFAQKVKNVCGEYTFYAPENVSLSEAKRIALERAKLQALADEFGTVISQVNTSVVKDDNGKADSHFFSLSGTEVKGEWIEDKGEPKYTYDTDKENGTLVVTCSICGKAREIISAQIEFMAKVLRNGVEVQNESEIFRSGDDMFLSFQSPTDGFIAVYLIDETPTAYCLLPYRKDGDGQQPVKHGEKYIFFSPKHDVNHPDIVDEYTLTCSKEEEHNQIYVIFSPKPFTKALDNQVKETIPRELDYEAFSKWLSNCRKRDAQMGVAIKNISITTPSSMLR; from the coding sequence ATGCATAAATTTATTTTTATCTTTTTCATATTTATTCTCTCCACCACCGCATTTGCCCAAAAAGTAAAAAACGTCTGTGGAGAATATACATTCTATGCACCCGAAAACGTATCGCTGAGCGAAGCAAAGCGCATTGCACTGGAACGTGCTAAACTGCAAGCGCTTGCCGATGAGTTTGGAACAGTAATTTCGCAAGTAAATACCAGTGTGGTTAAAGATGATAATGGAAAAGCGGACAGCCACTTCTTTTCACTTAGCGGTACGGAAGTAAAAGGAGAATGGATTGAAGATAAAGGCGAACCCAAATACACTTACGACACTGATAAGGAAAACGGAACATTAGTTGTCACCTGCTCTATTTGTGGTAAGGCCAGAGAAATTATAAGTGCACAGATTGAGTTTATGGCCAAAGTATTAAGAAACGGAGTTGAAGTTCAAAATGAAAGTGAAATATTCCGCAGTGGAGATGACATGTTCCTTTCATTTCAATCTCCTACAGACGGTTTTATTGCCGTGTATCTGATAGACGAAACCCCTACTGCTTACTGTCTGCTTCCTTACAGAAAGGATGGCGACGGACAACAGCCGGTAAAGCATGGAGAAAAATATATATTCTTTTCTCCCAAACACGACGTCAATCATCCCGATATAGTAGACGAATATACTCTAACTTGCAGCAAAGAAGAAGAGCATAACCAAATTTATGTTATCTTCTCACCTAAACCTTTTACTAAAGCACTCGATAATCAAGTGAAAGAAACCATTCCACGAGAACTTGATTACGAGGCATTTAGCAAATGGTTGAGTAATTGCAGGAAAAGAGATGCGCAAATGGGAGTGGCTATAAAGAACATTAGTATAACTACTCCCTCATCCATGCTCCGGTAA